From the genome of Triticum aestivum cultivar Chinese Spring chromosome 1A, IWGSC CS RefSeq v2.1, whole genome shotgun sequence:
CATAGTATCATCTTAGTTTCGAATTATAAGATGTTtaatttttttaatataaattacATGCATATTGAAATAAGTGACCGAACACACTAAAACACGTCTATAtacatcaaattcaaaaaaaaagtttgaAGATCCTATAACTCGAAACAGAGGCTTAGCTAACACTAGACATGTGTTAACGGTTTTTCTGGTCCATTTCATTAAGCCGGGAAAATGGTTTAGGTAGCTAGACCGAACTAGTAGCAAAGGTTACATCCGTATTGATTGCTTACGCACAAGAACAGAAACACCCGCAAAAAAACAAGAACAGAAAGAGGTAAGCACCAAAaacacctcaaaaaaaaagaggtgAGCATCAcgtcaaaaaaagaagaagaggtgagCACCAGATAAAAAGCACAACACTGGTACGTACAGTTGCGAGCTTGCGACCACTTGAGTTGAGTGAAGTGAAGGTGTCTATGGGCAGGCCAGGCATGCAGGTCCATCACAACAAGTTGCTACCTAGTAGTAGCTAGCTAGCCGGCCTTCTGCTGGATGGAGATTTGAGAGTGGAGGGTCGAGATCGATCGAGCACCTACCACCACCACCTCCATTGATTTCCTTTTCATACGTCACATACATACATACTCTAGTTaattggtactccctccatttcaaaatatagtgtGCCCGCGCTTCCtgaggttcaactttgaccataaatttaaccaacgagaccaactgcggcagaagaaaaaattatataattaaaaacttctttcgaatacgaattcactgatattaTTTTTgttcccgccgcaatcggtcttggtagttaaaattacggtcaaagttgaagcacgtggaTAAAGAAAGCACTACActgtgaaatggagggagtagcatagaAGCCCAAATAGGGATTGGCTACCGGTTATGCCTTGCTAGGCAGTACTATATTCCTGTGGCTAGCTAGCTAGGGTGCAGGTGCAACCCTAGGGTACCTCCACACAATGGGTTAGAAACGTGGACGCACGCCCAACCGTAGTACTACGCGTGTAGGGTCAATGATGCATATCTCTAACCTGCTAGCTTGTTGCTTGAGTTGCACCTTGATCTGCACGTAGCTCTAGTCCTCTTGCTGTGTGCACACGTCGTTGTTGCCGATTAGTTAGCTCCAGCTTGCCACCTGGTGTGATCGATGTGCACGCCATAGGACTAGAGCTGTTGGGGGGTGGACTTACTGGCTAGTTTGATTGTGTCCTGGAGGCGGTTTGGTCGAAAGGATGCCGTCGTGCTTGCACCCACCTAGCCAGCATCCGTACTGTTGGCCGCTGTAGATGTATGGTCCAGTGGTGGATCGATCGTTTTCGGGCTATGTAACTGTTGTACCAACTTGTTGCACCAAAAGAGAGAGATGTTGCACCAAGTTTCTTGAGCACGCAAGGTCACCTCTCTCATATAATATTTTATGTGCGTGCTGCGTTAATCATCATGCATGAATTAATGGACCATGATTTGTTTGGCCGGCATTGACCTTACGTTCAGTTACCTACAGAAATTGAAGCACTTTGTACGTTGTCATATGCAGAGAAAATGAAAGAGGAGGcccgggggtggggggtggggggtgtCTAATGGTCAAGGGACGACAATGCGGATCATGGGAATAGGGGAAATTTATCCTTTTTGGTTGGTgttttatcaaaaaaaaaaaagTATTCCCGTTTATGTTTTCGTTCTGTgaatttccatttccattttttctttTAAATATTTAGCTGGAACGGATGGTAAGTTTCCAAGCTGGTTTCATCCCTAATTGTCACTAATGACCTTGTTACTTGCTGGCTCTTGGATGAGCAGTGGACGTTAAATTGACTAATTATTTTTCCTATGTCTCGAATTGACTCTGAAAAATGCAACTTTAGCTTTGTGAAAAGTGCAAGAAGGAGTTGTACATTTCCAACAACATTGACTTAGATGTAAGAAAACCACAGACTAGTTAGGTTTAGTGAAACCCAAAATTGTTATTTTGGCTGACATACTCATGAAATTCTATTTATAGTGTCGAGCTTGTTTAaattagaatttaaaaactatgCGGATTAGTAGAAGAAAATCTCTGCTCAACAGACCATATTGGATTCTCTCTTGCCAAGTTCAAGCACTATTGGATTCTATAATAAGTGGTTGGCGTACGTGTTCATAACAATGCAAAGGTGGATACACTTGCTTCTCCTATTACATAAGTAAATACAGTGCATCCCTAAAAAAAAGAAGTAAATACAATACATATAATTACAGTTGCTTTTTTTAACACAGTTGCAGTTGCATTTAAGTATAGTGAACTCGATTGGGCATAATTTGGGTTCAGTTTATGGTTGTTACATTATGTTGTCACATGCTTATTTTATAATCTGCTGTGAAAATTTAGACATAATAGTAGGGTTAAAAATTTCAACGAAATTtctgaaattttgcatatttcagtggggtCCGAAATATTTTCAACCCTGAAATTTCGAGGTAGATTCAAACAGATTTCGAATATATTTAAATTATGTCTTAATTCATTAAAATTAAGTgaattttcaaaaattcaaaattcaaaataatttctgaaatttcgcatatttcggcGAGGTCCGAAATTATTTTGTTTCCAAAATAACAAAAACCTAGCCGAAAGCGAGTCACAGAAATACTAAAATAGAGAAAGACAGGTGGAGCAAACTGGGTTACCGGAATCTACTTCAATGTCAAACGCAACCTTGGCTGAGAGCTATGCCACCGGGAGGGAGCAGGCACAGGTTTTGTTATCTAGAGTAATGCTGCACTTACATAATGCTTTACGGTGGTGGAATCAACGGATTAGTATTGGAGGATGCACAAACCGAAATTCAGGAGATTAGTGATTGGGTCGGTGAAAAGAGGAAGCAGGGATTGAGGAACATCACGGACCCAGCCCCCGCGTCGTCCCCCTGGGGGCGGCTCgggcggaaccctagccgccgccgccgccgaccccaccAACGCCACCTCCCCTCGCCGCTGCTGGCAGatgtcgccgggcaaagcccgccgacggccggcggcggcgggattcgcTCCCTTGCGTGCGCATCGGCTCTCCTCTCCCGCATCCTCCCCTGCTTCAACGACGACCCCTGACCCTTCTCCCTGGAGCCCCCCCGCTGCGCAGTGCCTCCCCTTGTCAACGTCGTGGCTGGCTCCCCGGATCCCCTCTGTCGTGGTCTAGTTGGGGCACCTCCTTGCATCGGCCTCCTCTGGCCTGCGGGGAAAGCGGCGGCTCCACTCAGATCCAGGGGCTCGCGCGGTACGGCTCCCCCTCGCTCGTTCGGCGGTGACTGGGCAGCCCTCGTCCGGCAGTTGCAGCAGCAGGTGGCTGCTGCTCCCTGATGGCCTGGGTCGTCGTCGCCTCCTCGTGGTGAGGCGGGCTGCTCGTTGCCGCCGTTCTCCCCGGCTGCGGGCTGCCTCCCCTTCGTCGGATCTGATGTCTCCTGCTGGCCGTGCCAGCTTGTTTCCTCGGCACCCCCATGGCCCGGCTCTTGCCTAGATGTTGGGCTTCGGCGGTGGGTGGCCAATCTCCTCGGGATGCAGTGTGGAGGATGCAAATGCCGGGTAAAAGCTCAATCGACGGCGACACCTACGGGTGCCGTTTCCTTCCTGGAGGCGTCGAGTTGGCACTGCCGTCCTCTCCCCCTTGCTCTTTGATCCAGAGAGAAATCTCGGACCCGGGTTCCCCGAGTCCGGCGGTGTCGACGTCTCCACGTCAATTCCTCGTTGGGGGCATCGTCTTGGATTGTTCTGCTCTGGGCGGATCCGCCCCTTGCTGCTCCATCTTCACCTCGGTTAGGATCCTAACAAGCCTTTGTCCTAGGACACTCTGTTGGCGCTTGCCTGGACGCCTGGGGTGGCCTAGACGACTTGCTACCCTTCGACCTCGGCGGCAGTACATCGGTACTGTGCCCTCCGGTCTCGGTGGCGCGTTGTCTTTCGGCTTCGCCGGCGGCACACCGGTGCCGCCGCACCAACTCGGCTATCCGACGCCCTTCGTTCGTGCCATTGACGCTTCTTGGCATGCTCCTACTTCGATTATCCTTATGGACAGGGCTATGCATCATGGTGGCCCAGACGACGCTTGCGTGGATATCCTGGCGTGGCCTTGGCGGCAAGCTGCCCTTCGACCTCGGCGACGATACACCGGTGTCGTGCCCTTCGGTCTCGGTGGAGCGCCGTCTTGCGGCTTCGACGGTGGCACACCGGTGTCACCGCACGAACTCGGCTATGCGACGCCCTTCGTTCGTGCCAATGATGTTCCTCTGTGAGCTGCCGTTTTTGGTGCCTTTTTTCTCCCTAGGGCTTCTTGTGGTTCTTTGTTGATGGTGGAACGAGCTGCTCGGCGGAGCTTGCTCCTGAGGTGTTGGTTACCAGGGTTTTCGGTTTGGTCTCTGTGCCAACCTTCCCCTCTGTTTACTTCGTTCTTTCTCTAGTTTTTGGCTCTCCTCCTGGGCGCCGTCCTCTGTAATTTTCCTTTGCACTTTGTGTGCGCCTTCATGTATTTGTACTGACTGCCAAGTCACTCTTCGAGTTGGAATATAACAAGcggtggggtttgacccccccgtcaatctcaaaaaaaaaaaaagaggaagcaGGATTCATTAAGTGAGTTATAGGTCAGATGAGTCAATCGGTAAGTAGCTCTCATTGACAAGTGACTTGTAACACGACCACGACAGATCTTATCTGTTCCTACTGTCCTGCTACCAACTTTCCGCTTCTTTGACAGCACCGTGCTACCAACCATGGACATACCACCGGTaaatttttcatttttttgttgagTTAAACCGAAAGGAGATTCTTGCATGCCCACATGTTTTTCCTTTTACCATTCGCTAGATAACATCCATAACATGGAGGCCCAGTCGAATGGTACATTTAGTTGTGGGCGATGAGTGGATATTTATCTTTTCTATTCTAAATTATTGACCATTTCTTTCGTAAAAATCTCTCTAGTATTTAAAAAGAACATAAGACTCCTATTTCACTTTTTTTTTCATCATCCCTTTGTTCAACCTTCTATGTATATGATAATCAATTACCTTAATTTACTTATCTTCTGAATCAATtgcactttaatttacttaccaaactcaTAATCAAAATACAAGGTAATTCACAattaaaatttgatgaacatttatttacacaattacTTCCTCCATTCTAAattagatgactcaactttgtactaacttagtaCAAAGTGAAGGAGTATATTCTTATTGACAGGTAAATCATAAACTAacatactagaatatttatatccctttgcaacgcacaggcattgtTGTAGTAAAATAAAGCAATCAGCAATGATCCTTGAACGCTTGGTAAAAAAAAAATCCCCAAACATTAAGTTTCGACTGATGATTGTTCGACGTGCAGGTGACGGAGTTCACGTGCGGCGGGTTCGTGGTGGGCCTGATCTCGGTGCACACGATCGCCGACGGCCTCGGCGCCGGGCAGTTCATCAACGCGGTGGGGGACTACGCGCGCGGCCTGCCCAAGCCCCGCGTGTCCCCGGTCTGGGCGCGGGACCTCATCCCGGACCCTCCCCGGATGCCGGCCCCGCCGCCGAAGCTGGAGCTCCTCGACCTCCGCGAGTCCACCGTCGACCTCACCCCGGACCACATCGCCAAGGCCAAGTCCGACTTCTTCGTGTCCATGGGGCAGCGCTGCTCCGCCTTTGACGTCTGCGTCGCCAAGACGTGGCAGTCCCGCACCCGCGCCCTCCGCCTCGCCGGGCGCCTCGCCGACGACCACCCCGTCCACGTCTGCTTCTTCGCCAACACGCGCCACCTCATGCTCGCCGGCGCCGCCGAGGGGTTCTACGGAAACTGCTTCTACCCGGTGACGGTGACGTGCAGCAGCGCGGAGGTGGCGGCGGGGGAGGTGGTGGACCTGGTGCGCACGGTGCGGGACGCCAaggcgaggctcgccggcgacgtggcgCGCTGGGCGGTGGGAGGGTTCGCGCAGGACCCCTACGAGCTGAGGTTCACGTACGACTCGCTCTTCGTCTCCGACTGGACGCGGCTCGGGTTCCTGGAGGCGGACTACGGGTGGGGCGCGCCCACGCACGTCGTGCCCTTCTCGTACCACCCGTTCATGGCCGTCGCCGTCAtcggcacgccgccggcgcccaAGATCGGCGCGCGGGTCATGACCATGTGCGTCGAGGAGGCGCACCTACCAGAGTTCCGTGACCAGATGAACGCCTTCGCCGCCGGCAAGTAATTGATCATCGCCGATCAACACCCAAGACCCAAGCAAGTATGCAATGCAAGCTGTTAATTTCTATTTTTAATCCAGTAGATCTTTATACTTGTCGAAACGGCCGTCACGGTTCGTGTGCGTGTGTAATTTGGTTTGCTTTGAATTTCCCTAAACAATCTGGTGCAATTAGCGTTGTGCTTGTACGGATTTGTCCAAGGCTGTCATGTACCGTGAGATGGTCCATGTACCGGGAAGAATATCTCTAGGTGCAATCGATGAATGATGAAAACAATAAATAACCATCATTTGTACTCCAATATATGTCTACAATATATATGTCCCTCAGCGGCTCAGCCTGTGTCATATGGGAAAATGGTTCTTGTGGCATATGAAAGTGTACACTCaatgaggagaaggaagaaaggaaagaactattCATGTGCGGtgaaacttgatatgatgaaagcctacGACAGAGTAGAATGCCATTTTCTAGAAGCTATTATGATTAAGTTGGGCTTTAGCATCAGATTTGTGAGACTGGTCATGAAATGTGTATCCTCGGTGAGATTCTCAATGAGAGTTAATGGGGAACTTTTGCCCTACTTTACACCGTCGAAGGGACTCGGGCAGGGGGACCCAGTATCACCTTATCTTTTTTCTTTTATGTCCTCAAGGGTTCTCCTCCATGCTGAAATTTTATGGTGGTAACTATACATTGACAGAGGAGTCAAAGTGAGTTACAGATCCCGGGTTAGCCACTTATTATTTGTCGATGATAGTTTGATTTTCATTGGTGCAAGCGATCAAAGTGATGTCCGTTTAAACAAGACACTTCAAGTTTATGGTGATGCATCTGGACAGCGTGTCAATAGAGATAAAAGTGCCATCTTCTTCAGTTCTAATACGCCTCCACATGTGATGCCTGGTTTGAAAAACTCATTGAATATTCATGCAGAGGCTTTTAGTGAGAGATATCTCGGGCTTCCCACGGCAATTGGGCGAATTACAAGTGGGACTTTTGATCATATTGTTGAGTGAGCTTGCAGTAAGATACAAGGCTGGTTAGACAAGTTGTTAGCTTGTGCTGGTCGTGAGGTCCTGCTTAAATTTGTCGTTCGAGCGATGCCGACATATAGTATGGGCACGTGTCTGCTGACAAAAAAAGTGTGCAAAAGCATTACTTCCCCAATGGCTAAATATTTTTGGAATAGTTCTCTTgacaagatgatgtagggtggaaccctatacggccaatctttcatgaaaggagcggatcccgcaaagaacacgaagaacacgaggaaaaaatgagaggaaacacgaggggaaacactaaaaccaacaagatatggtcacacatatgctagatccttgaaacacaaagagatacaagatccgaatccaacaaaggacgatacatagggtaaccagttcttctccgtgagcctcaagtgcttgagcttcacggagttgttgttcttggcgttgtgcctcggcatcttgtgcatcttggtgtagacgcgctcgctcttccgcttcatgttgacgttgtcgttgccgttctcgtgctagcgcaaaagccGCTTGGGTTTGACGTTGTCGGTGCTCATATAGAGGATTGAGGCTTACTCGACGATCGTTGCGCGCggcacgtcgaagagtgttcgattcggtgtacttgagccggagagggtgaagtcgaagtgtcgacttgagcggctctgtcttgatgaggacgaagtgaaagaagagcagttgagcaacaaagcacgaatctcgtccattcttgcgtcgttctcttgcttgtgatcgtcgagtttgtggtcgaagtagtcccttgtacgttgctcggagagtcgcaagtcggcggcgaggttgtcgatgcgttcactcattgcttgttgctcttgatgcaacgcacGTTGTGCatcaaagaggtggctcttggtgacataggagttcatgtcatcgccgtgctcaatgaagagtgggttggtagaagtacttggcctatccatcatttcaagagAAAAatatgagtggtagaaagagaaaaACGTATACCAATTGTACCTTGACCAAATTTGAAGGTGAATCAATGATCAcaccaatgtggaacaaggaaataacacaattggtaccaattcttgtcggtttctcacacctacacaagtaaaaccTTATGGTGGAGCttagttaggatggtggcacaaaatttgatgcaattgtaagtgagcttcaataatgttgaaaaagattcgcaagattgcaatgcaacaagtagaccaagcaatatgcggtacacggaaacacacacgcaaaaagataagtggggtcgtgcaaccacgggtgagccaaaatgtggaatccacaaaaatgctcttgttgcacaacactaaagagacgctagcacgattgcacaataggcggatacaagacttgtgcacaacctactaggcaaaaatgcaacgacttctatcacaagtatgctctatgtatggtgtttctatgacatgatccaagatgatctagtatgacaatcttaatgttgtatgatgatatggttcttgcttaaaagctctttgcttatctttcccttttgcttaaaagcttgtttggctctttcttgtttgagctcttttctcatgcaatgcttcatgaaccaagatagcaattgtgtatgcaatgacaaccttgtgacacaagagatgataccaagatatgcaccaatgatgtatgtatgctatgggaaatgtgatcactaatgtgcacaagtctcgttgccggcaatactcaaaagctagtctcgatgggtaagcaacgcaaaggagtaaggctattgtcggtgtcaaaaccggcggatctcgggtagggggtcccgaactgtgcgtcaaggccggatggtaacaggagacaagggacacgatatttttacccaggttcgggccctctcgatggaggtaataccctactcctgcttgattaatattgatgatatgggtagtacaagagtagatctaccacgagatcaaggaggctaaaccctagaagctagcctatggtatgattgttgtatatggagttgattccctacggactacaaccctccggtttatatagacaccggatagggttcgggttacatagagtcggttacaatggtaggagatcttgaatatccgcatcgccaagcttgccttccacgccaaggaaagtcccatccggacacgggacgaagtcttcaatcttgtattttcatagtccaggagtccggctgaaggtatagtccggctacccgaacaccccctaatccaggactccctcagtagcccctgaaccaggcttcaatgacgacgagtccggcacgcaaattgtcttcgacattgcaaggcgggttcctcctccaagtccttcatagaagattgtaaacaccaagagtagtgtccggctctgcaaaataagcttccacatattgcgatagagagaataatattaacacaaatcaaatctgctgacgttttccgcagtgcgtcatcacactatagCCAAGTCCTTGACTTGAATCGTTTTCACCTTTCcgcctcagcgtgttttgcgaggcggtttccttggcacgtcttgtcaaagcagagatcgtgtgccccccttttacgggattctcatcaatacgaacgtggggtaacccaaccgtgcccgttagcgtgttttctcgattaaaggtgagtcccaaacggttacggggagggctcctggtattcaacctcttataaagagaccagggccttactcctttttctccaatcccaaaacaagttcgcccgtcgcctcgagttccaacaccctaggctccagatttcgagcgcctcagaccttcgacaatgtccggttccgaccttcaaggctgatggatgccctcctccgtcacggaggaggacgtgctaaagttgagagaggctaagttcttgaccgccaaaatttcgcacaggttgcctgctcaaaggcaggctatccccagtccccagcccggtgagagcgtagtgttcgtgtctcacttccttcgggggttaggcttcccgatggacccctttgtgaggggactgctgttttattacgggctggaattccacaacttagctccggagtccatcctccatatttcctcgtttatcgttgtatgcAAAGCGTTCCTccatgttacccctcacttcggattatggctcaagactttcaaagtggagccgaagatgatcaagggacggcacgcagagtgcggaggcgctgttataagcaaaaatgttgatgctccatggcccgagggctcttttcaagaggagctaggcttgtggcaacgagagtggttttatatcaccgcttcccggagcaccaagtgggtggcgcttcctgactttcgctcgggtcccccaccacggctagcgtcatgggttaacagagggttagattggggtttgcccaaagacgtgcccctgttacagggccgaattaagtatctcttggaaggagacctgagcttggtcaaggtgacgcaggtcatgctgattcgccgaatattgcccggcaaacgtcgcccccttcacctgtgggagtttaatccagagggaccgcgagctctccagaactttatgggtgcgacgcccgcggagatgtatagactgttcttcggatcacaagagatgtgtccggatttaaccgaggacgcatgcctaagctgcaatcgcccggatactcaagtaagcaaccttgtgcccggaccttctatccgtataattgtcataaacttgcccctaaaagagtcgtccttttaa
Proteins encoded in this window:
- the LOC123190473 gene encoding acyl transferase 4 is translated as MGFAVTRTSKSLVAPSSPTPAGETLRLSCLDRVPGLRHLVLSLHAFDGAKRVDGAVGEGEAAASPASAVREALGKALVDYYPFAGRFLEPEEEGGEVRVACTGEGAWFVEATAACSLEDVKHLDHPMVIPKEELLPEPSPDVPALDMPLMMQVTEFTCGGFVVGLISVHTIADGLGAGQFINAVGDYARGLPKPRVSPVWARDLIPDPPRMPAPPPKLELLDLRESTVDLTPDHIAKAKSDFFVSMGQRCSAFDVCVAKTWQSRTRALRLAGRLADDHPVHVCFFANTRHLMLAGAAEGFYGNCFYPVTVTCSSAEVAAGEVVDLVRTVRDAKARLAGDVARWAVGGFAQDPYELRFTYDSLFVSDWTRLGFLEADYGWGAPTHVVPFSYHPFMAVAVIGTPPAPKIGARVMTMCVEEAHLPEFRDQMNAFAAGK